A window of uncultured Draconibacterium sp. contains these coding sequences:
- a CDS encoding family 10 glycosylhydrolase yields the protein MNLTVNLFTRPKPKQKAFYLQPFATLKYKGLKQTLLTIGFFLLWFASSIAQPKHEFRAVWVATVVNIDWPSKKGLSTEAQQKEITDILDMHKKLGMNAIILQVRPTADAFYQSELEPWSQYLTGTQGQAPNPFYDPLEFWINESHKRGMELHAWLNPYRVAMKPDDPLSTTHIAFQHPDWIVKYGEKLYFDPGIPETRLFVTWVVKDIVSRYDLDAIHLDDYFYPYPLKDAFPDTTSFSLFNRGFLPEDIGDWRRENVDICIKMLNDSIKVTKPWVKFGISPFGVWRNIADDPQGSDTKAGATNYDDLYANIIKWQQEGWIDYCLPQLYWRIGHPLVDFTLLANWWKNHAYGRAMYIGHAPYKIDANSKTKEWTEPDQLPKQIKVLRNIPEINGSAFYSSKWFKGNLLGFQDSLKLNYFKSPAIIPAMPWLDNTPPQHIAQLKRSGKKVKWETFAATSEMDKPWQYVIYINEVGQTFDAENSDFIHSIVKSKEIKFQKINRKKKKYEVRISVLDRLSNESRISEPVQLKL from the coding sequence ATGAACCTCACAGTAAACCTTTTTACCCGGCCAAAGCCAAAACAGAAAGCATTTTACCTGCAACCGTTTGCCACTTTAAAATACAAGGGCTTGAAACAAACTCTGCTAACAATTGGCTTTTTTCTCCTTTGGTTTGCAAGTAGTATTGCTCAGCCCAAACACGAATTTCGTGCGGTTTGGGTAGCAACAGTTGTTAATATCGACTGGCCATCGAAAAAGGGATTAAGTACCGAAGCACAACAAAAAGAAATTACGGATATTCTAGACATGCATAAAAAACTGGGCATGAATGCGATTATCTTACAGGTACGCCCAACTGCAGATGCCTTTTACCAATCGGAGCTGGAACCCTGGTCGCAATACCTCACAGGAACTCAGGGACAAGCACCAAACCCTTTTTACGACCCATTGGAATTTTGGATAAACGAAAGCCATAAAAGAGGGATGGAATTACATGCGTGGTTAAATCCATATCGTGTGGCAATGAAACCCGATGATCCGCTATCAACGACGCACATTGCATTTCAACACCCCGATTGGATAGTAAAATATGGAGAAAAGCTGTACTTCGATCCGGGGATACCGGAAACAAGGTTGTTTGTAACCTGGGTAGTTAAGGATATTGTTTCTCGTTACGATTTGGATGCCATTCACCTGGACGACTATTTTTATCCCTATCCGCTAAAAGATGCATTTCCCGACACAACATCATTTAGCTTATTCAACCGGGGATTTTTACCAGAAGATATTGGCGACTGGCGCCGGGAAAACGTTGACATTTGTATTAAAATGCTGAACGATTCGATAAAAGTGACAAAACCATGGGTAAAATTTGGGATTAGTCCCTTTGGCGTTTGGCGAAACATAGCCGACGATCCGCAAGGTTCCGATACAAAAGCAGGAGCTACCAACTACGATGATTTGTATGCCAACATTATAAAATGGCAGCAAGAAGGATGGATAGACTATTGTTTACCTCAGTTGTACTGGCGCATTGGCCATCCGCTTGTTGACTTTACTTTACTGGCCAACTGGTGGAAAAACCACGCTTACGGGCGAGCCATGTACATTGGACATGCACCCTATAAAATTGATGCCAACTCGAAAACGAAAGAGTGGACAGAACCGGATCAACTGCCAAAACAAATTAAAGTATTACGAAATATTCCTGAAATTAATGGTTCGGCTTTTTACAGCAGCAAGTGGTTTAAAGGAAATTTATTGGGTTTTCAGGACAGTTTAAAGCTGAACTACTTCAAGAGTCCGGCAATAATCCCGGCCATGCCCTGGCTCGATAACACTCCGCCACAACACATTGCACAGCTCAAACGATCGGGTAAAAAAGTAAAATGGGAAACCTTTGCCGCAACATCTGAAATGGACAAACCCTGGCAATATGTAATATATATAAATGAAGTTGGACAAACGTTTGATGCAGAAAACAGTGATTTTATCCACTCAATCGTAAAATCCAAAGAAATCAAATTTCAAAAAATCAACAGGAAAAAGAAAAAATACGAAGTCAGGATTTCGGTACTCGATCGTTTAAGTAACGAGAGTAGAATTAGCGAACCGGTACAACTTAAATTGTAA
- a CDS encoding glycoside hydrolase family 9 protein, which produces MKPILVILLFCFAFLPSQSANVVRINQLGYLPQSTKVAVFLSTEEITESSFTVHNALSNEVVFTGKTRNTDAQNWGMKTAYRLNFSGMEQEGGYYIKIANTRSPNFRINSDVYEGTADFILNYLRQQRCGYNPYLKDSCHLHDGIIVDHPSKTSEKINVTGGWHDASDYLQYSTTSVNTVFQMMFAYQNHPEIYGDTHKANGGTGANGIPDILDEIKWGLDWMLKMNPAPNEMYNQIADDRDHAGFRLPNKDSVDYGYGKYRPVYFVTGKPQGLAKFKNQSTGVSSIAGKFASGFALGSQLFNKLDPAFSTQLKRKAHDAWEFALSDTGFCQTACNVSPYFYEEKNYTDDLELAAAQMYLLTSENRFLDEAAHWGQKEKVSPWIKNGTARHYESYPFINLGHYFLADNRKDDFTNNYKKGLDLLHERGKNDPFFNGVPFIWCSNNLVAAAITQANLYKKISSSSEFDEMEAALRDWLFGCNPWGTAMICGLPGVEDSPMFPHSSITFINNETTFGGLVDGPVYTSIYKSLIGIELMETDEYSAFNQGKAVYHDDIGDYSTNEPTMDGTASLSYLLASLEAEGREQNTNKSNFEKDNFGTIIRIQPSVKNIYLCFTADSMFEGGDSILNTLKKNKIKASFFFTGNFLRLSSEQETIKKIVKAGHYIGAHSDKHVLYCSWDQRDATLISEKEFETDMQNNYLELEKFGIKSSDARFFMPPYEWYNQDISDWSKNMGLCLINFTPGTGTNADYTTPDMSNYKSSEELLKHLKGYETGNDNGLNGAILLIHPGTSEKRTDKFYTKLDEIIQYYSAKGYAFKSLNEL; this is translated from the coding sequence ATGAAACCAATCCTTGTTATTCTTCTCTTTTGTTTTGCCTTTTTACCAAGCCAGTCGGCAAATGTTGTTCGCATCAATCAGCTTGGCTACCTGCCACAATCAACAAAAGTTGCGGTTTTTCTATCAACCGAAGAAATAACAGAAAGTAGTTTTACCGTTCACAACGCACTATCAAACGAGGTTGTTTTTACCGGTAAAACCCGCAATACTGATGCGCAGAACTGGGGCATGAAAACGGCGTATCGTCTTAATTTCTCCGGAATGGAACAGGAAGGTGGCTATTACATTAAAATTGCGAATACCCGCTCTCCAAATTTTCGGATTAACTCTGATGTTTACGAGGGAACTGCCGATTTTATATTGAACTATTTACGCCAGCAACGCTGCGGATACAATCCATATTTAAAAGATTCGTGTCATTTACACGATGGGATTATTGTTGATCACCCTTCAAAAACCAGTGAAAAGATTAATGTAACCGGGGGCTGGCACGATGCTTCCGATTATTTGCAATATTCAACTACTTCGGTAAATACCGTTTTTCAGATGATGTTTGCGTACCAAAATCATCCTGAAATTTATGGCGACACACATAAAGCAAACGGAGGAACAGGAGCAAACGGAATTCCGGATATTCTGGATGAAATTAAATGGGGACTGGATTGGATGTTAAAAATGAATCCGGCACCCAACGAAATGTACAACCAAATTGCAGACGATCGTGATCATGCAGGATTTCGATTGCCAAACAAGGACTCGGTAGATTATGGTTATGGCAAATACCGCCCCGTTTATTTTGTTACCGGTAAACCACAAGGTTTAGCCAAATTCAAAAATCAGAGTACCGGAGTTTCGTCAATTGCCGGCAAATTTGCATCGGGTTTTGCACTGGGGTCACAACTTTTTAACAAACTCGATCCTGCCTTTTCTACTCAGTTAAAAAGAAAGGCTCATGATGCTTGGGAGTTTGCACTTTCCGACACCGGTTTCTGCCAAACAGCCTGCAATGTATCTCCCTATTTTTACGAAGAAAAGAATTACACCGACGACCTGGAATTGGCTGCTGCTCAGATGTATCTGCTAACAAGTGAAAACCGGTTTCTTGATGAGGCTGCACATTGGGGACAAAAAGAAAAAGTATCGCCATGGATAAAAAATGGCACGGCGCGGCATTACGAATCCTACCCTTTTATAAATCTTGGCCATTATTTTTTAGCTGATAACAGAAAAGACGACTTTACCAACAACTATAAAAAGGGATTAGACTTGTTGCACGAAAGAGGAAAAAACGATCCGTTCTTTAATGGTGTGCCATTTATTTGGTGCTCTAACAACCTGGTTGCTGCAGCCATAACCCAAGCAAATTTATATAAAAAGATAAGTAGCAGCAGCGAATTTGATGAAATGGAAGCGGCACTTCGCGATTGGTTATTTGGATGCAACCCGTGGGGAACAGCAATGATTTGCGGGTTACCGGGTGTGGAAGATTCACCCATGTTTCCGCATTCCTCCATAACTTTTATAAACAACGAAACCACATTTGGCGGACTGGTTGACGGACCGGTTTACACCTCAATTTATAAGAGCTTAATCGGTATTGAATTGATGGAAACCGATGAATATTCAGCATTCAACCAGGGGAAAGCCGTGTATCACGACGATATTGGAGATTATTCAACAAACGAACCAACAATGGACGGCACAGCCAGTTTGAGTTATTTGTTAGCCAGTTTGGAAGCGGAGGGAAGAGAACAAAATACCAACAAAAGCAATTTTGAAAAAGATAATTTCGGAACAATTATCAGAATTCAGCCTTCCGTAAAAAATATCTATTTGTGTTTTACTGCCGACTCTATGTTTGAAGGAGGTGATTCTATTCTGAATACTCTGAAAAAAAATAAAATCAAAGCCTCTTTCTTTTTTACCGGCAATTTCCTACGGCTTTCGTCTGAACAGGAAACAATAAAAAAGATCGTAAAAGCCGGACATTATATTGGTGCTCACTCCGATAAACATGTATTGTATTGCAGCTGGGATCAACGGGATGCGACACTTATTTCTGAAAAAGAGTTTGAAACTGACATGCAAAACAATTATTTAGAGTTAGAGAAATTCGGCATAAAAAGTTCGGATGCCCGCTTTTTTATGCCTCCTTATGAATGGTATAACCAGGATATTTCGGACTGGAGTAAGAACATGGGTCTGTGCTTGATTAATTTCACTCCGGGAACCGGAACCAATGCCGATTATACTACTCCTGACATGAGCAACTATAAATCGTCTGAAGAATTATTGAAACACTTAAAAGGCTATGAGACAGGCAATGATAACGGATTAAATGGGGCAATTCTTCTTATTCATCCCGGAACTTCGGAAAAACGAACTGACAAATTTTATACAAAACTGGATGAAATAATTCAGTATTATTCCGCAAAGGGATACGCATTTAAGTCGCTAAATGAATTGTAA
- a CDS encoding DUF2752 domain-containing protein translates to MKKIVNSGLLLLILGVAVLFFVLDPNKHELFPRCLFHSLTGAYCPGCGSQRALHSLLHFDIKGVIGYNFLFLPAALVILYHYIHPILNRLFKWKLPNVFYMKNTPWVVFAIVVIFWILRNLPWYPFSVLAPS, encoded by the coding sequence ATGAAGAAAATTGTAAATAGCGGACTGCTGCTTCTTATTTTGGGAGTAGCAGTCTTGTTTTTTGTTTTAGATCCGAATAAACACGAGCTGTTTCCGCGTTGTTTGTTTCATTCCTTAACCGGTGCCTACTGCCCGGGATGCGGCTCGCAAAGGGCACTTCACAGTTTATTGCATTTTGACATAAAGGGAGTGATTGGCTATAATTTTCTTTTTCTTCCGGCTGCACTAGTTATCCTCTATCATTATATACACCCCATTTTAAACCGGCTGTTTAAGTGGAAGTTGCCCAATGTTTTTTATATGAAAAATACGCCTTGGGTAGTTTTTGCAATTGTAGTGATCTTTTGGATTCTTCGAAATTTGCCCTGGTACCCGTTTTCGGTACTTGCACCTTCGTAA
- a CDS encoding CD225/dispanin family protein gives MMNEQMNQQQTPPSNYLVFAILVTIFCCQILGIVSIVFAAQVNSKWNAGDLEGAIAASKNAKLWAWIAFASGIGIAIIATLLSIFGVLAGMSFGGFDM, from the coding sequence ATGATGAACGAACAAATGAATCAACAACAAACACCACCTTCAAATTATTTGGTATTTGCAATTCTGGTTACAATCTTTTGTTGCCAGATTTTGGGAATTGTATCTATTGTGTTTGCTGCGCAGGTAAACTCGAAATGGAATGCAGGCGATTTAGAAGGAGCGATTGCGGCGAGTAAAAATGCAAAATTATGGGCATGGATTGCTTTTGCCAGTGGAATAGGTATTGCAATTATTGCTACTTTATTATCCATTTTTGGTGTACTAGCCGGTATGTCGTTTGGTGGATTTGACATGTAA